A window of Companilactobacillus allii genomic DNA:
GGCAATATATCCCGAGACCAAGTAAATGATGACATTGAGACTTTTAGTAGGTGCAATAACAATCAAAATCCCCGTAACTAATAAGAATACAAAACGTAACCAACGATAAAGTTGGAATTGTTTGACCATTTCTTCACTTCCTCTATATACTTATGAATGTGTATAGACCTATAATACCAAAAAATCAGAGAGCGGAGAAAGCCGGTTAAATGTTGAGCACTGCCTAGGATAAGAAAGGTATCGCGAAGCGATGCATTTATTATCCGTAGCAGGCACAGACATTTGGCTTTCGCAGCTCGTTTCAGCTAAACAAGTTCAGAAAACGAGTTTAACAACCAACAACCAAAAGACTTTTCAGTATTAAACAAACATTTCACAATAAGAAGTATATCATTATATGAATCCCAAGTTAATAACGTGTAAGCAATTACCTTTGATTGTGAAATTAAAGTGGTATTGTAGAATCAGAGAGCGGAGAGTCCCGGGTAGTTTCTGAGCACTGCCTAGAATAGCTAAGGTATCGCGAAGCGATGCATTAGCTATTCGTAGCAGGCGCAGGGAACTGGGACTCGCAGCTCGTTTCACTTCCAAAACCAAAAAAGGGGAAAAATATATGAAAGTACGTGCATCAGATAAAATGATTGATATCATGTCGCAATGGGGAATCGACAACATCTTCGGCTTACCCGGGGATTCAGTTGATACGACGATTGACGCCATGTATCGTGCGCAAAATAAAATAAAATTCACACATGTATTGCATGAAGAAGTAGCCGCATTATCAGCTGCTGCTCAAGCAAAGTTAACAGGTAAAATCGGTGTTTGTTTATCAATCGGTGGGCCTGGAGCAATTCACTTACTCAATGGATTATATGATGCCAAGATGGATCATGCCCCAGTTCTAGCAATTCTTGGACAAGTTCAATCAAAAATGTTGAATACTGACTTCTTCCAAGAAGTTGATACACACGTATTATTTGATGACGTTGCCGTCTATAACAAGTTGATAATGGATCCACAATCATTGCCACGTATAGTTGATGAGGCCATTAGAACAGCTTACTCCAAACAAGGAGTGGCCGTGTTGACCATACCAGATGACATACCAGACCATCTGATCCAGGACAACTTCACTGCTAATGTAGATAACTTCAAAATTGAAGATTATCAAGTTGATGATAAAGAAATCAAAGCAGTACTTGACCTAATCAAGATACATTCTAATCCGATCGTCTTGGCTGGTACAGGTATTCGTAACGCTAAAAAAGAAACACTCGAATTTATCGAAAAATTCAAAATTCCGATCATTCAAACCATGCCCGCAAAAGGGATGGTCAATGATAATCACCCGTATAATCTAGGACAATTAGGTAAACTTGGAACTAAGCCAGCCTTTGAGATGATGCAAAAGGCTGATCTATTAATAATGCTTGGAACCGATTATCCATATGCACCATACTTGAATCATAAGATAGATGCCATTCAAGTTGATATTAATGGTGACAAATTGGGTAAGCGTCATCGTGTCAATGTCGCCATCCAAGGTGAGACCAAAGAAGTACTGAGCAGAATGATTGAGCTAGGTGAAGACGTTAAAACACGTCCATTCTTAGATACCGCCATCAATCGTATGGCACAGTGGCGTTCATGGATGGAAGATGTCATGAGTAAGAAGCATACCGGAGTCTTACCATCCAAGATGTTTCGTACCTTATCCGACCAAGCAGAGGATAATGCTGTCTTCTCAATAGATGTTGGTACCTCAACGGCATTTGGTGCACGATTCATTGACGCCAAAAGTACTCAAAAGTACACTATTTCGGCATGGCTTGGAACCATGGGATGTGCCTTGCCGGGTGCTATTGCGGCCAAGATGAATATGCCAAATAGACCAGTCTATGCCATGGCCGGTGATGGAGCGTTCAGTATGGTCATGCAAGATTTCGCGACCGCAGTCAGATACAAATTGCCAATGGTTATCACCGTGCTCAATAACAAATTACTTGCGTTTATTGAATATGAACAACAATCAGCTGGCCAACAAAATTACGGTATCGGACTACCTGACATAGATTTCGCCAAGTTTGCGGAAGCCTGTGGAGGAATCGGTGTGACCGTCACTTCAAACGAAGAATACGTCGCAGCTCTCAAGAAATATAAGAATGCCGACAAGCCAGTTTTGATCGACGCTGCCGTTACCGATGAGGCACCACTTCCCGGTAAGATTGTTATGGACGAAGCCAAAGGTTATGCCAAGTTTGGATTCGGTCATGTTATCGACGAAAAGTCCATCCCACAATTACCACCAATGAAAGAAATATTACGTTCATTCTTATAAAATGATAAATTAATTTATTTTTAATAAAAAGGAAACCACAATTTAATGTGATTCCCTTTTTTTATGGACAAAACGTAACCAAATGAGGATTAATTAATAAAAACTCTTGCAACTAAATTAGAAAACTATTAGAATTACAATATTTCAACTATACAAAACAGGGGGCGTCTTTATGGATACAAAAAAAGTAGATCAGAATCATTTGGCTGATCACCGACTGATTCAGCGCGAGAATAAGTACTACGCTAAAGCTTCTCGTATGGATTACTTTGATTTAGTCATTGACCATGCGCACGATGCGACACTTGTCGATGTTGACGGAAATGAGTATATTGACGTCCTGGCAAGCGCATCAGCAGTTAACGTAGGACATACAAATGAAAAAGTGGTCAAAGCAATACAAGACCAAGCTGAGAAATTAGTGCATTACACACCAGGATACTTTCATCATCAACCGGAGCAACAGCTGGCCGAACGACTAGCCAAACTAGTGCCCGGTGAGCCCAAACAAGTGACTTTTGGTAATTCAGGTTCTGATGCCAATGATGCAATCATCAAATTCTCACGAGCTTACACAAAACGTCCATATATCGTGTCATTCATGGATTCGTATCATGGTTCGACTTATGGCTCAATGACACTTTCTGGTGTCAGCCTTAATATGACTAGGAACATGGGACCAATGCTTCCAGATGTTGTCCACGTTCCATATCCAGATCTGTATCGTACAGAACCCGGAGAAAGTGAACATGATGTTTCATTGAGATATTTTGATGAATTCAAGAAACCCTTTGAGACATTCCTTCCCGTTGAGGAAGTAGCCTGTGTTCTAATCGAGCCTATTCAAGGTGACGGAGGTATTCGCAAAGCTCCAGAAGAATATATGCAACTATTGTATAAATTCTGTCATGATAACGGAATCTTGTTCGCAGTAGATGAAGTCAATCAAGGCATCGGACGTACCGGTAAAATGTGGAGTATCCAACAATTCAAAGACATCGAACCCGACTTGATGTCCGTTGGAAAGTCTTTAGCATCAGGCATGCCACTGAGTGCCGTGATCGGTAAGAAGAAAGTAATGGAGAGCCTAGACTCACCAGCCCACGTCTTCACGACTTCAGGCAACCCAGTATGTTGTGCAGCCGCACTTGCCACACTAGACGTGCTAGATGAAAAAGACCTGTTGGAAAAGTCAGTAGAAGATGGCAAATACGTCGAAGAACAATTCCTCAAACTCAAAGATAAGTACGAAGAAATCGGAGACGTAAGATTCTACGGATTAGATGGCGGGATAGAACTAGTAACCGACAAGAAAAGTAAAACACCAAATCCAGACTTCGCTAACAAAGTAATCTATTACGCCTTCGAACACGGAGTAGTAATCATAACATTGAAAAATAACATCTTAAGATTCCAGCCACCATTGGTAATTACAAGAGAACAACTCGACAAAGTACTAAACGTCCTCGAAAAAGCCATAGTTGCTGCAGAAAATGATGAAGTTGATGTACCGGATGAGGATAGTATGGGCTGGTAAAACAGAGAGCGGAGAAAGCCGGTTAAATGTTGAGCACTGCCTAGGATAAGAAAGGTATCGCGAAGCGATGCATTGCTTATCCGTAGCAGGCGCAGACATTTGGCTTTCGCAGCTCGTTTTCAACCAGAGAGCGAAACAAAGCCGGTTAAATGTTGAGCACTGCCTAGGATAAGAAAGGTATCGCGAAGCGATGCATTGCTTATCCGTAGCAGGCACAGACATTTGGCTTTGTGTAGCTCGTTTTCGAACCCCAAAAATAAAAAGTTCAGTTAACAATCTTTGAACATCCAAAACCAAAAAGGGACAAAAATTTAGGAGGAAAATATATGAGTGGTTTTTTTAAACGATTAACATTAAAGGAAGATCCGAGTATTTATGAAGATAAAGACTCACACCTAGTACGAGTACTAACCGTTAAGGACTTCTTAGCGTTAGGTGTCGGGACAATCGTCTCCACATCAATCTTCACATTACCCGGAGTTGTTGCTGCACAACATGCCGGTCCAGCAGTTGCAATTTCGTTCCTAGTTGCTGCTATCGTCGCTGGTTTAGTTGCCTTTGCATATGCAGAGATGGCCGCAGCCATGCCTTTTGCGGGGTCTGCGTATTCGTGGATCAACGTAATGTTCGGTGAGTTCTTTGGTTGGGTAGCAGGTTGGGCCTTGTTGGCTGAGTATTTCATTGCCGTGGCCTTTGTTGCGTCAGGATTGTCGGCCAACTTCAGAGGACTATTAGTTCCACTAGGGCTCAAACTTCCTAATTCCGTTTCCAATACCATGGGAGTTAACGGCGGAATTCTTGATATTGTTGCCGTGATCGTTCTAGTGGCCGTGGCACTGTTGTTATCCAGAGGTGTTTCAGGAGCCGCCAAAGTTGAAAATATCTTGGTTATCCTCAAAGTTCTAGCCATCTTGGCATTTATTGTCGTTGGTTTAACAGCCATTCATGTACAGAATTACTTCCCATTTATTCCCAAATATCACGTCAACGCTGATGGTACTGCCTTTGGTGGTTGGCAAGGAATCTATGCCGGAGTTTCAATGATCTTCCTATCATATATCGGATTTGATTCAATCGCTGCCAATTCAGCGGAAGCTAAGAATCCCGGCAAAACAATGCCTCGTGGTATTCTTGGTTCACTTGCTATTGCCGTTGTCTTGTTCGTTGCCGTTGCCTTAGTTCTAGTCGGGATGTTCAAATATTCTGACTATGCAAATAACGCCGAACCAGTTGGCTGGGCCTTACGTCAAGCCGGACACCCAATCGTTGCCAGTACCATTCAAGCCGTTGCCGTTGTTGGTATGTTTACAGCCTTGATAGGTATGATGCTAGCAGGTTCACGTTTGATCTATTCATTCGGACGTGACGGAATGTTGCCAGCTTGGTTAGGTAAGTTGAACAAGAATAATCTACCAAATCACGCACTATTCACATTGACATTTATCGGAGTTATCATCGGAGCACTTTGCCCATTTGCGTTCTTAGCACAATTGATCTCCGCAGGTACCTTGATTGCCTTTATGTTCGTTTCACTTGGAATCTATGCCTTGCGTAGAAGAGAAGGTAAGGACATAGCAGTTCCAGCCTTCAAGATGCCATTTTACCCAGTAATGCCAGCACTAGCCTTTATAGGTGCATTGTTTGTATTCTGGGGATTAGATTACGAAGCCAAGTTGTATGCAGGAATCTGGTTCGCTATCGGATTAGTTGTGTATTTCGCATACGGGATGAATCATTCATTCCTTGGTAAGAAGGAAAAAGAAAAACAAAATAAGGCAAAATAAAATACTAAGATTTTTGAATATTAAAAGAGGTGGCATTCACAAAAGTGAGTGCCACCTCTTTTTTTAAGACAAAAAAAGAACGACCCAAACATGAAATGGGCCGTCCGATATATCAGGGAGTCGTTATTAATTCTTTTCTATCACTAGTTACTATACACCAAGTATATGAAGAAAGTGTGAATTTATCCAAAATAATTCATTATTATAACCCAAAGTCAGGCTTACTAATGATCTTTTCATTATCCAAATTAAAGTTCAAGCTCAAATGTGACCCATTGAGCCACTCCTTAGATCCAACCTTGAAGAAGTACTCACCAAGATTGTTTCTTGCAATCGTGTATACACGCCAACTAGTGCCCTCAGCGACACCACTTGTCTCATACTTGCCAGTTGACTCATCGAAGAATTGAGTTGAACCATTAGTTACCGTACCAACCTTGACCTGGTCAGTTGGAGTAGGAGTAGTTGTTGTAGTGTTATCAATAGCGTTAATCGCAAACGTAGGCTCTTGAGTCGTGTACTCGTATACAGAATCATCCATGAAACCAAGACCATTGATCCAAGTGTTAGGAGATATCTTGAACCAATATTTGCCCTTAGAATTCTCCACAATAGCAAGAATGTTGTAGATAGTACCTTGAGGATTCTTGTCGGTGGTTAAAGTGTTGGACTCAGTGTTGTAAAGAGTCGCATGGTCATTTAGGGACTGACCAGAGTAGAGCACACTACCAGAATCAGTCGCAGTTATCGTCTTGACCGCAGTAGTTAAGACATATTCGTCAGTAGCCACCTTGTAGAACTGCTTGCCATTCATCGTAACCACAGCACCAAGCTTCCACTCAGTTGCTTGCGGAAGGACATAACCAGTAGGGACCCCATTACTATTGTAGACAGCAGCGAACATTGAGACAATACCAGTCGAGTTGGGAACAGGCGTGCTTAGATTACCGACCGAATTCCCCGAAGCATCCTTGATCGACATAGCACTACCAAGTAACCACTGATTAGTCGCGATGCGATAGTAAGCCTGACCGTTGAACAACTTCATACCAGTCAATTTCCAGCTAGTATTGTTAACGTAGAATAGACCGATCGAGTTCCCATTATCGTCACAAGCAGTCGTACCGTAAGCCCCGTTGTTGTAGCCGACAGTTCCAATATAACCGGTAGTTTTTGTGATACCAGACGCGCTTACAGTATTCGTAGAGGTAGTATTATTGACAGCGTGACCAGTGGAGTCTGCTACATCCATGTCTCCAGCTAATATCCACTGATTAGTTGCTACACGATAATAAGTCAACCCGTTGACGACCTTGCTAGCGTCCAACTTCCAAGAAGTGTAATTGCCAAACGAATTGTCAGTCATATTACCATTGTCATCATAAGATAAAGCACCACCCTTATGAATAGTACCGATATAGCCCGGAGTCTTAGTAATCGTGGCACTAGGAGCACTTTGACCTTCAATCTGGATACCAGATGCCGAGACGTATTCATTAGTTGCTACCTTATAATAAGTAACACCATTTATCGACTTAGTAGCGCCGAGCTTCCAAGAAGTGAAGTTGTCCAAAGTGCGCAGAATAGAATTACCATTTGCGTCGTATAAAGTCCCACCACCACGCTTGATCGTACCGACCAGTGCAGCAGCATCGACATTTTGTTGTGAAACATTACTTAGTACACCAGGAGCAAGTAAGATTGCTGCAGCAGTACCAAGAAGTATTGAGTTTCTTTTCATACCGTTAACCTCCCCAAAATATACATTTAACAACAGCATATTCTCATATATAATGGTAAACAATTGATTCATAAATTCTTATATTATTCTTTATTTTTTGATTAAACAAAAAGGAGTAAGGAACGAAATTTTTAATTTCGTTCCTTACTCCTTTTTAAATACACTTTACTGAATCTTACCATCAGCAGCAGTGATAGTTGAACGACCATCTTTGTTAGCGTTCTTGATGGCACGGAGAATATCATTGTCACTCCATGCGTCAACATTCTTAACACCTTGGTCAGTTAGATCTTGTCTAGCCTTAGCAATATCTGAGTCTGTGATAGTCTTACCATCGACTTCTTTAGATTCAACATCAAAATCCCCATTGGCAGCAGGATTGTCAGAATCATCATTAGATGACGAAGTAGTGTCACTAGAAGTAGTAGAACTGTCAGAAGAAGTACTACTACTACTGTCATTATTATTACTATCAGTAGTGTTGTCAGCCGTAACTGAACTTGCTGGTAGCTTATCTAACAGCTTCTTAGCTTGCTTATAGATATCTGAGTAATACTTACCCTTGATACCCTTTGTACTTGTGAGCTGTTCAAGTAAAGCCCTAGCTTGATCATTATTGTTGTCCGCAATCAATTGCTTAGCAGTCTTGATATTGGCCTTGTAGTCACTACGGTTTCTTTGGATAGTCTTAACTTGACCCAATAGATTCTTAGCACGCTTAGTCATCGACTCATTACCGTTAGATTGATTCTTAACAGTATTCAGAGCTGACTTAGCACTAGAAAACTCCAGTTTGTTCATAGACTTCTTAGCTTTGACCAAGTTCTTAGCTTGAGATTCATAAGCCTTAGACTTTTTAGTGTTCTTAGCCTCATTAGCCGATTTGAAATGATCACTCGCTGAATCATAGTCCTTCTTATTTACAGCCTTATTACCCTTAGACATCTCTGTTTTGTAATCATTATTATTGTTGTCTGATGATGCAGATGACGAACCATTGCTGCAACCAACAAGTAAGATACCAACAGCGGTCGTTGCAAGTAATGCCAATGCTTTTTTCATACAATTCCTCCACTCTTTGACTGTCTGAATTATACCATGTCGCAAATAAATAGAAAAAGTATTTCCGTTTTGACCATTCCCAAACGTTACTGTTTATGTAAGCAACTTATACGGCCGATAAGTGATTACAAAAAAATAAAAGAGGTAAGTAAAAATGAACTGGAACAAAACAACAATCAACATGACAATGGCAAACGAAAACTACACAGACGGAAAAGCAGTAAGAGGATTCCAAAACATAGTAAAAGAACCAACCCCAGAACAACTCAAGACATTCGCAGGAGTATTAGAAACATTATCAAACGGAGATATATTTTTAAAAGCTGAAGTTGTACAACATACAGACATGTAAGAGCGTGTCAACATGCGGGAACACCTGAGCATTACCTAGTCCCATGGATTTACTACGAAGTAGTGAAGCCATGAGACGTAGTAAGCGCAGGGTGTTGCATGTTGTAAACGCGTTTCAGAAGCTGAAAATAAGTAAGAAGCGTATCGAAAAAGGATAGAAAGCACACCAGAAAAACAAAGAAGCGTCTCAATAATATATAACCCAAAAAAGGAGCCCCAAATGAAAAAACTACAACTAACATTCAAAACAGCAGAAGGCCACAAAAAGGACCTAGTATTCAACTATGTGCGTGAAGACCTAGATGCACCCACAGTCAAAAAGGCCATGGATGAAATCATCGCTAGTAAGCTATTTGAAAAGAACAGCGTCCAACTTTATACAGAAGTGGTTGCTGCCAAATATGTGGAACGTGTTGAAACGGGTATTTTGGAAAAAGATTTGGCCATTTAAATAATATACATAGATTTAGCCTACGATTGAATAATCGTGGGCTTTTTTGATACAGTATATGCAGACATAATATAAGGGGAATCATCTTGAAAAAATGGACTAATGTTCGGGGGAACATAGCATTAATCGTATTATTGTACGTAATAATGACACTATTCATGATTATGACGATAAAAAGGGACTTTGTATGGAATGGGGATGATGTATATTATCAGTTCCAAAGAATCCAGAATATTATATATTCGATTCGGGATGCACACACCATACCGACAATCTCTATTAATAACTTTGGTTTGATAGGATATGGCATCAACATCTTCTATCCTTGGGTGACATTGATACCATTTGCGTTAATATCATTTGTATTTAAGAATCAGATTACTACATATTATGTAGGGATTGCATTTTTCTTTTTTGCTTCATTCGCTATCAGCCATTATTCGATGAAGAAATTTTCAGGTTCAACCAAACAGGCCATTATATTTTCGATATTATACAATTTCAGTACTTATAGATTGATAGACTTGATAGCTAGAGCATCCATTGCTGAATATATCGCAACGGTGTTCTTACCGTTGTGCTTATTAGGATTCTATGAAGTTGTCTTTGGGGATGAGAAGCGATGGCAGGATTTGGCGATTGGGATTTCTTTTGTGATATTCTCACATATCTTAACAACGTTTATGACAGTTATATTGTTTGCATTATTGATCATTTGTAATATTGGATTCATCAATAATTGGAAGAAGAGGATTGTATCATTAGGTAAGGCAATCCTAGCCACAATTCTAGCAACCAGTATCTTTTGGGTGCCTTTTCTAATAGAAGAAACTTTCCAGAAATTCGGAGTGCCGTCTCCGACTATTCTAAAAGGACAGAACTTTCGTGATTTAATTAAGTTCAGTTTGGCAAATACTAGTTATCGATCAATTAATGGTAATGTTTATAACTTAGGAACTATTCTGCTTGTGATACTAGTTGTGGGAGTTTTATTTTTTAGGAAATTTGATAGACGATACAAAATCATCTATATAGTTTCTGTTGTTAGTTTGTTTTTTGTTTCAGATTTGTTCCCATGGAGTATATTACAAGATACGCCGATTCAAGTTATTCAATATCCTTTTAGGATATTAATGTTTACTACACTGCTTGCCAGTATGATCGGTTCTCAGATAGTTGTTATGCTTACTACTGACTTAGGATTTAATAATTGGTTGATAATGTTAGGAATATTTACAGTAGTTAATGGTGGTATGTGGATGACATCCATGAGCTCTTCAGTCAAGGACAACTTGCTATCACAAAGGACACAAGTCATCTCTAATAAGATGATTGATGGTGGTATGGTACCAGATTCGTACTTAGAGCAATATGTACCTAGCAATAGTCAGAACAATCTAGGTGGAATTGAACAACACTTAGTAGTAATTAATAAGAAAGAAACCAATATTCAACCTATAATAACTACGAAAGGTAATGAGTTCGTACTCAATAATATCAAGGAGAACTCTACAGTTGATTTACCAGTAATTTATTACAAGAATACAGTGGCCAAGGTTAATGGTAAGAGGCTAACGATTACTAGAAGTAAACGTGGTGGAATAAGTCTCAAATCTAAGCATGCATATAAAAAAATGGTGATAACGACAAATTACCAAAATAAACAACTATACACATTGATAATATTGGTTTCATTAGTAGCGTGGATTTATATGATAAGTATCTTAGCACTATCAAATCCAAAAAAATAAAATAATTCATGGATAAACCTTGAGCCCGAGGTCTATTTCGACTATTATAGTTATAGGCTCTTCGTATGAAGTAAGTAGGTTGGAAAATATCTTTATAATAAAAGACATGCTTGAATGTTACAAAGATATTATTAATAATACAAAAGTGTTACAAAAGACAACGTTTTCCAATTTATGGTTGATTACTAAGCCGGAGTTTCATATAATGATTGTCAGTGGGATAAGCCCACTGAACAAATTAAATAAAAATTCTTTTAGTCCAGGGGAGGATTAACATTGAAAAAATCTATTAAATATGCAGGAATCGCTGCTGCAACACTTCTAACTGTTGCCCCAGTTGCTGCTCCTGTTGTTTCAAACGTAACATCAACAACTGTACAAGCTGCTGATGCATCATACACAACAAGTGATGACGCTGCTGCTTGGTTGAACCAATTTTCAAGTAAGAAATTAGCTACAGGTGCTGATGTGCCAACATTAAGCACAGATAACTACGGTACTAGCTTATCAGCTAAGCCAGCTGATATTACAACTGCTTATACAACACTTTTAAGCAATAATGTTACTGACAGTAATACTTTTGCTGCTGCTACTGATTCTAAAGTTACATCAGTACAAGCTACTGCTGATGATACAGGTAAGGCTTTAAGTCTTTCAGATGCACAATCATATTTAAACAACAGACAAGCTCTTACATTTAAGATTGCTGTTTCATATAAGACAGATGCAGATACAACAGCTACAAAAGATGCTTCAATCGACGTAACATTTGCTACAACAGATGTAGCTACAGTAACATCATTGGCTGCTGCTTACACAACACCATATACTGTTGATTATGGCTCATCTACATATAGAGCACAACTACAAAACTCAACTGATTTAACTTTGAAAGATCAAAGTGGTGACAACTTATTGGCTGATTCAGCTAATGTTACAAGTTATGCTATGGGTGGATTATCAACAACTTATGCTAAGGCTGTTGCTGGTACTGCTGATTATGATGAAACAACATTTGATACTGCTGATACTACATATTACCAACCTATCACAGTTACTGTTGCTGCTGATAGTGCATTAGCTACATATGCTGCAGGTACTACATACAATACTAAGACAACTGTTAATGGTGCTGTTCTTTCAAATGGCTCAGATACAACTGTAAATAATGGTATCGTAAAGGATTCAACAATTACATTTATCCGTGCCGTTAAGGTTGGTTCAGAAGCTGCTGCTGGCTGGACAACAACTAAGACAACAGGTGTTGTAACAACAAAGAGTGATTCATCATATTACACATTGAAGAATAACGATAATGTTACAATCAAGAACCGTGCTCTTGGCGCAAATACTTCATGGCAAACAAATGCTGTTCGTACAAATGCTAACGGTGACAAACAATACCGTGTTGCTACTGGCGAATGGGTTGATGCTGATGATGTAACATTTGATGATGGTACATCAACAACAACACCTTCAGAAGATGGTTTGTTTGATATTCAAAAAGTTTCAGGTAAGGTTTCATTAATTGATGATGGACATGTTTTCCCATTATACAAGAAAGATGGTAGTGCCATCAAATCTCGTATGCTTGCTAGAGGCGAATGGGCTTTTATCAATACTGCTAAAGATTCAGAAGGTAACACATATTACCGTGTTGCTACAAACGAATGGCTAGCTGCTGGTGAAGGTGTTACAGTTACTGTTTACTAATAGTTAAGATTAATTTTTAAAAAGAAGAGATCAGTATGATCTCTTCTTTTTTTATGTTCAAATGTGTTATACACTATTCTATATACAAGTAAATTGATAAAACGGAAGGGATTTTAAATGTCACGATTGATAAAGAAAATGAGCATAGTTCTTGTAGGATTGTTGATTTTACTAGGGTTGTCATTGAAGAGTAATATTTCAAATGTGAAGGCTACAGAGGATAACAGTGCTGACAATACAAAATTAGTCATAGGCTCAACAAAGACGGTATCAGCTTTGCCACTTTATATAGCAGCACAGTATAGATATTTCTCACAAAATGATATTTCTGTTGAGATGAAAACGTATGATTCGACAAAAGATTTGAATAATGCAATTGGTAATGGCGAAGTTAACTTAGCCGTCACTGATTTAGTAAATTACGCTTCCTTGTTGAAACAACAAAATGATTGGAAAATAGGTAGTACCATGCCTGGATATTATGGATTAGTTGCTAACAAATCTATTCATAATATAAAAGATATAAAAGGTAAAAAAATTGCAGTAAATAAAAATGATGGAAGTAAGTATTACATAACTAAACTTTTAAAGAAAAATCATATTAAGATTTCTAAAGTAAAGTTTGTTCAAATTGATTCAGAAAAAAAGAGAGTTTCACAATTAAAATCCAAAAAAATAGATGCTGCAGTGTTGTCTGATCCATCCCTTAGTAATGCCAAGACCGCTGGGAACAAGATATTGAATAAAGGGAAATTAAGTAATGATAATGGCAACATTTTAATTATGTCAAATGATGTCTCAAGTAAAAACGTAACGGATGTTAATAATCTTTATCATTCAATATTTTCAGCGACAAAAGATTTTAATAAAAATCAATACCCCATTGCGACTAATACATTAATTGATTTTGGAGCAACAAAGAAAGCCAGAGAATATTTATTTGGCTTAGATGTTACTATGAAGAAATCACATAAGGTTAAAAAGACTGATTTCAAAAAAGCCTTTAGTTATGCAAAAAAGCAAAAATTATATAATGGTAAAATCAATTATAAGAAATATCAGTTGAGTATTAAGAATATTAAGTAA
This region includes:
- a CDS encoding aspartate aminotransferase family protein, which translates into the protein MDTKKVDQNHLADHRLIQRENKYYAKASRMDYFDLVIDHAHDATLVDVDGNEYIDVLASASAVNVGHTNEKVVKAIQDQAEKLVHYTPGYFHHQPEQQLAERLAKLVPGEPKQVTFGNSGSDANDAIIKFSRAYTKRPYIVSFMDSYHGSTYGSMTLSGVSLNMTRNMGPMLPDVVHVPYPDLYRTEPGESEHDVSLRYFDEFKKPFETFLPVEEVACVLIEPIQGDGGIRKAPEEYMQLLYKFCHDNGILFAVDEVNQGIGRTGKMWSIQQFKDIEPDLMSVGKSLASGMPLSAVIGKKKVMESLDSPAHVFTTSGNPVCCAAALATLDVLDEKDLLEKSVEDGKYVEEQFLKLKDKYEEIGDVRFYGLDGGIELVTDKKSKTPNPDFANKVIYYAFEHGVVIITLKNNILRFQPPLVITREQLDKVLNVLEKAIVAAENDEVDVPDEDSMGW
- a CDS encoding DUF2922 domain-containing protein translates to MKKLQLTFKTAEGHKKDLVFNYVREDLDAPTVKKAMDEIIASKLFEKNSVQLYTEVVAAKYVERVETGILEKDLAI
- a CDS encoding SLAP domain-containing protein; protein product: MKRNSILLGTAAAILLAPGVLSNVSQQNVDAAALVGTIKRGGGTLYDANGNSILRTLDNFTSWKLGATKSINGVTYYKVATNEYVSASGIQIEGQSAPSATITKTPGYIGTIHKGGALSYDDNGNMTDNSFGNYTSWKLDASKVVNGLTYYRVATNQWILAGDMDVADSTGHAVNNTTSTNTVSASGITKTTGYIGTVGYNNGAYGTTACDDNGNSIGLFYVNNTSWKLTGMKLFNGQAYYRIATNQWLLGSAMSIKDASGNSVGNLSTPVPNSTGIVSMFAAVYNSNGVPTGYVLPQATEWKLGAVVTMNGKQFYKVATDEYVLTTAVKTITATDSGSVLYSGQSLNDHATLYNTESNTLTTDKNPQGTIYNILAIVENSKGKYWFKISPNTWINGLGFMDDSVYEYTTQEPTFAINAIDNTTTTTPTPTDQVKVGTVTNGSTQFFDESTGKYETSGVAEGTSWRVYTIARNNLGEYFFKVGSKEWLNGSHLSLNFNLDNEKIISKPDFGL
- a CDS encoding APC family permease, which gives rise to MSGFFKRLTLKEDPSIYEDKDSHLVRVLTVKDFLALGVGTIVSTSIFTLPGVVAAQHAGPAVAISFLVAAIVAGLVAFAYAEMAAAMPFAGSAYSWINVMFGEFFGWVAGWALLAEYFIAVAFVASGLSANFRGLLVPLGLKLPNSVSNTMGVNGGILDIVAVIVLVAVALLLSRGVSGAAKVENILVILKVLAILAFIVVGLTAIHVQNYFPFIPKYHVNADGTAFGGWQGIYAGVSMIFLSYIGFDSIAANSAEAKNPGKTMPRGILGSLAIAVVLFVAVALVLVGMFKYSDYANNAEPVGWALRQAGHPIVASTIQAVAVVGMFTALIGMMLAGSRLIYSFGRDGMLPAWLGKLNKNNLPNHALFTLTFIGVIIGALCPFAFLAQLISAGTLIAFMFVSLGIYALRRREGKDIAVPAFKMPFYPVMPALAFIGALFVFWGLDYEAKLYAGIWFAIGLVVYFAYGMNHSFLGKKEKEKQNKAK
- a CDS encoding pyruvate oxidase; translated protein: MKVRASDKMIDIMSQWGIDNIFGLPGDSVDTTIDAMYRAQNKIKFTHVLHEEVAALSAAAQAKLTGKIGVCLSIGGPGAIHLLNGLYDAKMDHAPVLAILGQVQSKMLNTDFFQEVDTHVLFDDVAVYNKLIMDPQSLPRIVDEAIRTAYSKQGVAVLTIPDDIPDHLIQDNFTANVDNFKIEDYQVDDKEIKAVLDLIKIHSNPIVLAGTGIRNAKKETLEFIEKFKIPIIQTMPAKGMVNDNHPYNLGQLGKLGTKPAFEMMQKADLLIMLGTDYPYAPYLNHKIDAIQVDINGDKLGKRHRVNVAIQGETKEVLSRMIELGEDVKTRPFLDTAINRMAQWRSWMEDVMSKKHTGVLPSKMFRTLSDQAEDNAVFSIDVGTSTAFGARFIDAKSTQKYTISAWLGTMGCALPGAIAAKMNMPNRPVYAMAGDGAFSMVMQDFATAVRYKLPMVITVLNNKLLAFIEYEQQSAGQQNYGIGLPDIDFAKFAEACGGIGVTVTSNEEYVAALKKYKNADKPVLIDAAVTDEAPLPGKIVMDEAKGYAKFGFGHVIDEKSIPQLPPMKEILRSFL